From Rhodococcus sp. B7740, one genomic window encodes:
- a CDS encoding LysE family translocator: MVSISAVLGVFAVALALVLTPGPNMIYLVSRSISQGKRAGLVSLAGVALGFLVYLTATNLGLAAVFSAVPALYTAVKLAGAAYLAWLAVQALRGSVSAFEPTELQQDSTRRLFTMGLVTNLLNPKIAIMYISVIPQFVDPAAGHLLLQGFTLGGVQIAVAVAVNLAIVVLAGSIAQFLAVRPTWLRVQRYVMGTVLGLLAVRVATDGGRPVPA, from the coding sequence ATGGTCTCGATTTCTGCTGTTCTCGGAGTGTTCGCCGTGGCTCTCGCGTTGGTTCTGACCCCGGGGCCCAACATGATCTACCTCGTCTCGCGGAGCATCTCGCAAGGGAAGCGGGCGGGACTGGTGTCGTTGGCAGGCGTCGCGCTCGGCTTCCTGGTCTATCTCACCGCCACCAATCTCGGCTTGGCAGCGGTCTTCTCGGCCGTGCCTGCGTTGTACACCGCGGTCAAGCTCGCCGGTGCCGCCTACCTCGCCTGGTTGGCTGTGCAGGCGCTGCGCGGTTCGGTGTCGGCCTTCGAACCGACCGAGCTGCAACAGGATTCGACCCGTCGGCTGTTCACGATGGGGTTGGTGACCAACCTGCTGAACCCGAAGATCGCGATCATGTACATCTCGGTCATCCCGCAGTTCGTCGATCCCGCGGCCGGACACCTTCTGCTGCAGGGATTCACGCTCGGTGGCGTGCAGATCGCCGTGGCAGTCGCGGTCAATCTGGCGATCGTGGTGCTGGCCGGATCGATCGCTCAGTTCCTGGCCGTTCGGCCCACGTGGCTGAGGGTGCAGCGCTACGTCATGGGCACGGTGCTCGGACTGCTCGCCGTGCGCGTGGCGACCGACGGAGGCAGACCGGTCCCGGCTTGA
- a CDS encoding SGNH/GDSL hydrolase family protein: MRSQGILVGLAVSACVLAGCSSNSPVSQAPAGSSEASAGSSDAAVPVNYVALGDSAASGPRIPDQVGAPGCQQSDANYPHVLAEELAVGSFVDVTCSGAVTENIVSTPQGTSSGEVPVQLDALSPDTDLVTVTIGGNDIGLVSTAVQCLTFADTSATNVCRDRLTAGGVDTVAAAIADSAPGWGAMLDAVAERAPDARILVVGYGTYLPDGGCFPTQPMLPEDADYIQGSITAMNEALRTQAEEHGAEFVDTEALSVGHDVCVAPDQRYFEGVVPQNPAAPLHPTAAGMAAIADGVATLVRAG, translated from the coding sequence GTGAGGAGCCAGGGAATTCTCGTCGGTCTTGCTGTGTCGGCCTGCGTACTGGCGGGCTGCTCCTCGAATTCACCGGTATCGCAAGCGCCCGCTGGATCGTCGGAAGCATCCGCTGGGTCGTCCGATGCGGCGGTGCCGGTGAACTACGTCGCGTTGGGTGATTCGGCCGCGTCCGGCCCACGGATCCCCGACCAGGTCGGCGCACCGGGTTGTCAGCAGTCCGACGCCAACTATCCGCACGTGCTCGCCGAGGAATTGGCCGTGGGCTCCTTCGTCGACGTCACCTGCTCGGGTGCCGTCACCGAGAACATCGTCTCCACTCCGCAGGGCACGTCCAGCGGTGAGGTACCGGTGCAACTCGATGCACTGAGCCCGGACACCGATCTGGTGACCGTCACGATCGGCGGTAACGACATCGGGCTGGTCTCGACGGCCGTGCAGTGCCTGACGTTCGCGGACACCTCGGCCACCAACGTCTGCAGGGACCGCCTCACCGCAGGCGGCGTCGACACCGTGGCCGCGGCGATCGCCGACAGCGCACCGGGCTGGGGTGCGATGCTCGACGCGGTGGCCGAGCGTGCGCCCGATGCGCGGATTCTGGTGGTCGGCTACGGCACCTATCTGCCGGACGGCGGCTGCTTCCCCACCCAACCGATGCTCCCCGAGGACGCCGACTACATCCAGGGCAGCATCACCGCGATGAACGAGGCCCTGCGGACCCAGGCCGAAGAGCACGGTGCCGAGTTCGTCGACACCGAGGCGCTGAGTGTCGGCCACGACGTGTGCGTGGCCCCCGATCAGCGGTACTTCGAGGGGGTCGTTCCGCAGAATCCTGCGGCACCGTTGCACCCGACGGCAGCCGGGATGGCAGCGATCGCCGACGGGGTGGCCACCCTCGTGCGTGCCGGATAG
- a CDS encoding NAD(P)/FAD-dependent oxidoreductase: MTTDTDRHTPVDAIIIGGGVAGLSAAVALGRSRRSVAIVDAGDPRNAPAAHSHNYLTRDGESPLELVRLGRDEARHYGARIVEGIATSANRTDTGFEVSLADGSVVRGRRLLVTTGLTDVLPDIPGLADRWGRDVLHCPYCHGWEVRDRRIGIIGSAMVGHQAQMWRQLTEHVTVLAHTATELAQADLERLAARGIEVVDEEIARVDVDDDAIVGVTLASGAQIRLDALVVGPNFTSRADILVSLGIGTTEMVTNDHVLGTYVEADPVGATSVPGVWVAGNVAAPMDTVVAASAAGVKAGAAINGDLIEEEVRMAVERAKAIAS, translated from the coding sequence ATGACTACAGACACCGATCGACACACTCCGGTCGACGCGATCATCATCGGCGGCGGAGTCGCCGGACTCAGCGCCGCCGTGGCTCTCGGCCGTTCCCGACGCTCCGTTGCCATCGTCGACGCGGGCGATCCCCGCAACGCTCCGGCAGCGCATTCCCACAACTACCTCACCCGCGACGGGGAGTCGCCTCTCGAGCTGGTTCGACTCGGCCGAGACGAGGCGCGGCACTACGGCGCACGCATCGTCGAGGGCATTGCGACGTCCGCGAATCGCACCGACACCGGGTTCGAGGTGAGTCTCGCCGACGGTTCCGTCGTCCGCGGCCGCCGCCTCCTGGTCACCACCGGTCTCACCGATGTCCTGCCCGACATACCCGGCCTGGCCGATCGCTGGGGGCGCGACGTGTTGCACTGCCCGTACTGCCATGGCTGGGAGGTACGCGATCGCAGGATCGGCATCATCGGCAGCGCCATGGTCGGGCACCAGGCCCAGATGTGGCGTCAGCTCACCGAGCACGTCACCGTGCTCGCGCACACGGCAACGGAATTGGCGCAGGCAGATCTCGAGCGACTTGCCGCCCGTGGCATCGAGGTGGTCGACGAGGAGATCGCTCGGGTCGATGTCGACGACGACGCCATCGTCGGAGTGACACTCGCGAGCGGCGCGCAGATCCGGCTGGATGCGCTGGTCGTGGGCCCCAACTTCACCTCCCGCGCAGACATCCTGGTGTCGCTCGGGATCGGCACGACCGAGATGGTCACGAACGATCACGTCCTCGGCACGTACGTCGAGGCCGATCCCGTCGGTGCCACATCGGTGCCCGGGGTGTGGGTTGCAGGCAACGTGGCCGCGCCGATGGACACCGTGGTGGCGGCGTCCGCGGCCGGAGTCAAGGCAGGTGCCGCGATCAACGGTGACCTGATCGAGGAAGAGGTCCGCATGGCCGTCGAACGAGCGAAGGCCATCGCTTCCTAG
- a CDS encoding putative bifunctional diguanylate cyclase/phosphodiesterase — MNTKVAAPFAMHTKRIAGLVAVVVVASTVFVLGDDGVRAGVLATVAVGSVLAISAAIRRYRPDDSRCWWALFGASVLFMFGVSLRSDPTALSHSFPLLPDLFTLTGYALVGYALSRWIRDRQSIDDITPLVDAGLIFLGTLFLSWLLFISPGLESPRSSASTVVNGLYPAIDAALITLTTYLLFSSKPRTVALQWALIALVATLVGDVSYAFAATTDDAPSSGLLDGIYLFAYLSLAMTALDPSMRTVSQRQTPAPAHSSRRVVFVVTLLVVCATVPLLGSAVSTGDLIVRSLLLASILVGAFLRGERALTRVQVGEEHAKYLAAHDLLTGLPNRTMLDEEFTRLERTQTPGRTCVLFVDLDNFKMVNDSYGHRVGDELIVAAAGRIRAAVGATDTVVRYAGDEFVVLTRRDRGGAEALARRIIDRTNEPFPLSAATAYVTASVGIADADRLHDAIREADTAMYHAKSLGAARYAFFDESLRARATSAIETATALRGAIRRGELEVYYQPIIETTSRTTVVYEALVRWNWQGRVRTPNEFIPIAESTNLIKEIGEWVLRTSISDLVTLRSNGQKVTMSVNVSPLQLRDDSLPVIVARLLDTYGLHGADLALEITESVLIDDMGTAKSVLDRLAAMGVLIVLDDFGIGYSSLSRLRAMPIALLKIDKSFVHEIGSSESDTQLIRAIVAMASALPVATVAEGVETEEQAAIIEALECRFAQGFLFGRPAPVAHWLLESAETRPGR, encoded by the coding sequence ATGAACACGAAGGTCGCTGCGCCCTTCGCCATGCACACCAAACGGATCGCCGGACTGGTGGCAGTGGTCGTCGTCGCGAGCACCGTCTTCGTTCTCGGCGACGACGGAGTGCGGGCCGGTGTCCTCGCGACCGTCGCCGTCGGTTCGGTACTGGCCATCAGCGCCGCGATCCGTCGATACCGTCCCGACGACTCGCGCTGTTGGTGGGCACTGTTCGGCGCCTCGGTGCTGTTCATGTTCGGGGTCTCGCTGCGCAGCGATCCCACCGCACTGAGTCATTCGTTCCCGCTGCTGCCGGATCTGTTCACGCTGACCGGGTACGCACTCGTCGGGTACGCACTCTCGCGGTGGATCCGAGATCGTCAGTCGATCGACGACATCACTCCGCTCGTCGACGCCGGCCTGATCTTTCTCGGCACCCTGTTCCTGTCGTGGTTGCTGTTCATCTCCCCGGGCCTCGAATCTCCTCGTTCATCGGCATCGACGGTGGTCAACGGTTTGTATCCGGCGATCGACGCAGCGCTGATCACCTTGACCACTTACCTGCTGTTCTCGTCCAAGCCCCGTACCGTTGCGCTGCAGTGGGCCCTGATCGCACTCGTCGCGACACTGGTCGGCGACGTCTCGTACGCCTTCGCGGCCACCACCGACGACGCTCCGTCCTCGGGATTGCTCGACGGCATCTACCTCTTCGCGTATCTCTCCCTGGCGATGACCGCCCTCGATCCGTCGATGCGCACCGTCTCGCAGCGGCAGACTCCTGCACCGGCGCACAGCAGCCGCCGCGTCGTGTTCGTGGTGACGCTGCTGGTCGTCTGCGCCACGGTGCCGCTGCTGGGCTCGGCAGTGTCCACCGGAGATCTGATCGTCCGGTCCCTGTTGCTCGCATCGATCCTGGTGGGCGCATTCCTACGCGGCGAGCGTGCGCTGACCCGAGTGCAGGTCGGCGAGGAGCACGCGAAATACCTGGCCGCTCACGACCTGTTGACCGGCCTACCGAACCGCACGATGCTCGACGAGGAGTTCACCCGGCTCGAGCGGACCCAGACTCCGGGACGCACGTGCGTCCTGTTCGTCGACCTCGACAACTTCAAGATGGTCAACGACTCGTACGGCCACCGCGTCGGCGACGAACTCATCGTGGCCGCAGCGGGACGCATTCGCGCCGCAGTCGGTGCCACCGACACCGTGGTCAGGTACGCCGGTGACGAGTTCGTCGTGCTGACCCGCCGCGATCGCGGTGGAGCGGAAGCGTTGGCCCGACGCATCATCGATCGGACGAACGAGCCGTTCCCCCTGAGCGCCGCGACGGCATATGTCACGGCCTCGGTGGGAATCGCAGACGCGGACCGATTGCACGACGCCATCCGCGAGGCCGACACCGCGATGTATCACGCCAAATCGCTCGGTGCGGCGCGGTACGCGTTCTTCGACGAGTCGCTGCGTGCGCGAGCGACGTCCGCGATCGAGACCGCCACCGCATTGCGCGGCGCGATCAGACGCGGCGAGCTCGAGGTGTACTACCAGCCGATCATCGAGACCACCTCGCGCACCACCGTCGTCTACGAGGCACTCGTGCGCTGGAACTGGCAGGGGCGAGTGCGCACCCCCAACGAGTTCATCCCGATCGCCGAATCGACCAATCTCATCAAGGAGATCGGCGAATGGGTGCTGCGCACCTCGATTTCGGATCTGGTGACACTGCGTTCCAACGGGCAGAAAGTCACCATGTCGGTGAACGTGTCCCCGCTGCAGCTTCGAGACGATTCGTTGCCGGTCATCGTCGCCCGACTACTCGACACGTACGGCCTCCACGGAGCAGATCTGGCCCTCGAGATCACCGAGAGCGTCCTGATCGACGACATGGGCACGGCGAAGAGCGTTCTCGACCGACTCGCCGCGATGGGTGTGCTCATCGTTCTCGACGACTTCGGTATCGGCTACTCCTCGCTGAGCAGGCTGCGCGCGATGCCGATCGCGCTGCTGAAGATCGACAAGTCCTTCGTTCACGAGATCGGCAGTTCGGAATCGGACACTCAGCTGATTCGCGCCATCGTCGCCATGGCGTCGGCGCTGCCGGTGGCCACGGTGGCCGAGGGCGTCGAGACCGAGGAGCAGGCTGCGATCATCGAGGCTCTCGAATGCCGCTTCGCGCAGGGCTTTCTGTTCGGTAGACCTGCACCCGTCGCACACTGGCTTCTCGAATCCGCCGAGACCCGTCCCGGCAGGTGA
- the ggt gene encoding gamma-glutamyltransferase — MSAIGVHRSTVLACALLLVPLAACSSGESTDPDSAAENSCVLGASGGTPVNATPSASSGDISTNPEVATGYRSNMSPVETPSYSVSTANPVSTEAACAVLRDGGTAADALIVAQTVLGLVEPQSSGIGGGAFLMYYDAATGEVQSYDGRETAPMSATGDYLRYIDDVNRTLPQPDARSSGRSIGVPGVLRMLEQAHDDHGTKQWGDLFQPAIGLADNGIEISPRMASSIADSAPKLALDPASKEYFLQPDGTGKPAGTVLNNPAMSKTLSAIATGGADAFYTGDIAQAIVDATADTTAGRTPGQITLEDLAAYEPKTRTAVCTQYRDHDICGMPGPSSGGIAVASTMGILSNFDLAQYAPTGMDANGGTPTAEGVHLIAEAERLAYADRDKYVADPDFVPLPGGSPDALLDPEYLSERAGLIDEGRSMGTAQPGDFGPVPFASSTDPEYGTSHISVVDSQGNAASMTTTVESAFGSFHMVDGFLLNNQLTDFAASPVAEDGTPVANRVEPGKRPRSSMAPTLVFDRGDDGARGDLVLVAGSPGGSVIIQFVVKTLVGLLDWGMDPQQAVSMVDFGAANTPSTNYGGEHPNVSGENDPVVVKLREMGHQVSVADQSSGLSALQRTDGGWIGGADPRREGEVLGG; from the coding sequence GTGTCTGCAATAGGAGTGCACCGCTCGACTGTCCTTGCCTGTGCCCTGCTGCTGGTGCCGCTCGCCGCGTGCAGTAGCGGCGAGAGCACCGATCCCGACTCCGCGGCCGAGAACAGCTGTGTCCTCGGCGCCAGTGGAGGTACGCCCGTGAACGCGACGCCGAGCGCGAGTTCGGGCGACATCTCCACCAATCCCGAAGTGGCGACCGGGTATCGATCGAACATGAGCCCGGTGGAGACGCCTTCGTACTCCGTCTCGACGGCCAACCCGGTCTCCACCGAGGCCGCGTGTGCGGTTCTGCGCGACGGCGGCACCGCGGCCGACGCCCTGATCGTTGCGCAGACCGTGCTCGGCCTCGTCGAGCCGCAGTCCTCGGGCATCGGCGGCGGAGCCTTCCTGATGTACTACGACGCGGCCACCGGTGAAGTACAGAGCTACGACGGCCGCGAGACCGCTCCGATGAGTGCCACCGGGGACTATCTGCGGTATATCGACGACGTCAATCGCACTCTGCCGCAACCCGATGCCCGTTCCAGTGGGCGGTCGATCGGCGTTCCTGGAGTGCTGCGCATGCTCGAGCAGGCCCACGACGATCACGGGACCAAGCAGTGGGGCGACCTGTTCCAGCCCGCAATCGGTCTCGCCGACAACGGAATCGAGATCAGCCCGCGCATGGCGTCCTCCATTGCCGACTCGGCACCGAAGCTCGCCCTCGATCCCGCGTCCAAGGAGTACTTCCTGCAGCCGGACGGCACCGGCAAGCCGGCCGGGACGGTTCTGAACAACCCGGCGATGTCGAAGACGCTCTCCGCCATCGCAACCGGTGGTGCCGACGCCTTCTACACCGGTGACATCGCGCAGGCCATCGTCGATGCGACCGCCGACACCACCGCAGGCCGTACCCCCGGACAGATCACGCTGGAGGATCTCGCCGCGTACGAGCCCAAGACCCGCACGGCCGTGTGCACGCAGTACCGCGACCATGACATCTGCGGCATGCCCGGTCCGTCCTCGGGTGGTATCGCGGTGGCGTCGACGATGGGCATTCTGTCGAACTTCGATCTGGCGCAGTACGCCCCGACGGGGATGGACGCCAACGGCGGAACCCCCACGGCCGAGGGCGTACACCTGATCGCCGAGGCCGAGCGCCTCGCCTACGCCGATCGTGACAAGTACGTCGCCGATCCGGACTTCGTTCCCCTGCCCGGTGGCTCGCCCGATGCACTGCTCGATCCCGAATACCTCAGCGAGCGAGCAGGACTGATCGACGAGGGCAGGTCGATGGGCACAGCGCAACCCGGCGACTTCGGCCCGGTGCCGTTCGCCTCGTCCACCGATCCCGAGTACGGCACCAGCCACATCTCCGTCGTCGACAGCCAGGGCAACGCGGCCTCGATGACGACGACCGTCGAGTCGGCCTTCGGCTCGTTCCACATGGTCGACGGCTTCCTGCTGAACAATCAGCTCACCGACTTCGCGGCATCACCGGTGGCCGAGGACGGCACGCCGGTGGCCAACCGCGTCGAGCCGGGGAAGCGTCCGCGCAGCTCGATGGCTCCGACGCTGGTCTTCGACCGGGGCGACGACGGTGCGCGCGGCGATCTGGTACTCGTCGCCGGCTCTCCCGGTGGTTCGGTGATCATCCAGTTCGTCGTCAAAACATTGGTGGGACTGCTCGATTGGGGCATGGATCCGCAGCAGGCGGTGTCGATGGTCGACTTCGGTGCGGCCAACACACCGTCGACCAATTACGGCGGCGAACACCCGAACGTCTCGGGCGAGAACGACCCGGTGGTGGTGAAGCTGCGCGAGATGGGCCACCAGGTGTCGGTCGCAGACCAGTCCAGTGGACTGAGTGCGCTACAGCGAACCGACGGTGGCTGGATCGGTGGAGCCGACCCCCGCCGCGAGGGTGAGGTACTCGGCGGATAG
- a CDS encoding response regulator: MKVRVLVVDDEPQIVRALRINLNVRGFEVVSAASGGEALRVAANFHPDIVILDLGLPDIDGIDVIAGLRGWSDVPILVLSARTDSADTVEALDAGADDFVTKPFGMDELLARLRAALRRGPHSVADPVVVTADFTVDLATKTVVRDGANVHLTRTEWGVLELLVRNEGKLVSQKDILRTVWGPGHERETHYLRIYLGQLRQKLERDPASPVHLITETGMGYRFVP, encoded by the coding sequence GTGAAGGTGCGGGTGCTCGTCGTCGACGACGAGCCGCAGATCGTGCGGGCGTTGCGGATCAATCTCAACGTGCGTGGGTTCGAGGTGGTCAGCGCGGCGAGCGGCGGTGAGGCGCTGCGGGTGGCCGCGAACTTCCACCCGGACATCGTGATTCTCGACCTCGGACTGCCCGACATCGACGGAATCGACGTGATCGCTGGGCTCCGCGGCTGGAGCGACGTACCGATCCTGGTGCTCTCGGCGCGCACCGATTCCGCAGATACCGTCGAAGCGCTCGACGCCGGTGCCGACGACTTCGTCACCAAGCCCTTCGGCATGGACGAGCTGCTGGCCCGATTGCGCGCAGCACTGCGCCGCGGACCGCACTCCGTCGCCGACCCCGTCGTCGTCACCGCGGACTTCACCGTCGATCTCGCTACGAAAACCGTTGTGCGAGATGGTGCGAACGTGCACCTGACCCGCACCGAGTGGGGTGTACTCGAACTGCTGGTACGCAACGAGGGCAAGCTGGTGTCGCAGAAGGACATTCTGCGCACCGTCTGGGGACCCGGCCACGAGCGCGAAACGCACTATCTACGAATCTATCTCGGCCAACTGCGACAGAAACTCGAACGTGACCCGGCCTCCCCGGTGCACCTCATCACCGAAACCGGTATGGGTTACCGATTCGTGCCCTGA
- a CDS encoding sensor histidine kinase — MADRGELRIYLGAAPGVGKTFAMLGEAHRLRSRGCDVVAAVVETHGRARTIDALDGIEVLPMATVHYRGSSAQELDLDAVLARQPQVVLVDELAHTNTPGSVHGKRWQDVEVLLDAGIDVISTLNVQHLESLNDVVQQITGVPQRETVPDSVVRAADEVELVDITPEALRSRLRHGNVYAAEKVDAALSNYFRGGNLTALRELALLWIADQVDAALVKYRKDNRITDTWEARERVVVAVTGGPESETLLRRASRIASKSSAELMVLHIVRGDGLMGVSAPQMGSVRKLAAGLGASVHSVVGDDVPSTLLDFARGVNATQLVIGTSRRSRAARILDEGIGAAVVQNSGKIDVHMVTHAEQARRWGVQVDSGRRRILAWVAAVLVPCLAAAVLSTVGPDFDSSGESALFFMVVLCVALLGGVAPAALSALIAGFLLNYFFTTPRYSLTIAEPDNFVVTVVLLLVAVAVAALVDAAARRTRQARRATQEAELLTLFAGSVLRGADLTALLERARETYRQSGVALWDNQSGSIVGSAGAQAPVDRAGADTEVDAGDFTLLLVGERTHAHDRRVLAAVANQAAGMVRQGRLAEEASRANALAEADALRRALLSAVSHDLRTPLSAVKAASSSLRSTDVQFSPEDTDELLATIDESADQLTALVSNLLDSSRLQAGVVQPSLRPVFVDDVLGGALVGADDRVRVEVGDVEVLADPGLLERVLANLVNNSARYAPVGDITVSAAAHGEWASISVADHGPGIAEGAEDTMFDAFQRLGDRDNSVGVGLGLSVVRGFVRAMGGTVTASNTVGGGLTMTVELKAASR, encoded by the coding sequence GTGGCGGACAGGGGTGAGCTGCGGATCTACCTCGGCGCTGCACCCGGAGTCGGCAAGACCTTCGCCATGCTCGGCGAGGCGCACCGACTGCGGAGCCGGGGTTGCGACGTCGTGGCCGCGGTGGTCGAGACCCACGGCCGCGCGCGGACGATAGACGCACTCGACGGCATCGAAGTGCTGCCGATGGCGACCGTCCACTATCGCGGGTCCTCGGCGCAGGAACTGGACCTCGACGCCGTCCTGGCCCGACAGCCGCAGGTGGTGCTCGTCGACGAACTGGCGCATACCAACACGCCGGGGAGTGTGCACGGCAAGCGGTGGCAGGACGTCGAGGTACTGCTCGACGCGGGCATCGATGTCATCTCCACCCTCAACGTGCAGCACCTCGAATCGCTCAACGACGTGGTGCAGCAGATCACCGGAGTTCCGCAACGGGAGACGGTGCCCGACAGCGTCGTTCGAGCCGCCGACGAGGTCGAGTTGGTCGACATCACCCCCGAGGCGCTGCGCAGCAGGTTGCGACACGGCAACGTCTACGCTGCCGAGAAGGTCGACGCCGCACTGAGCAACTACTTCCGCGGTGGCAACCTCACCGCGCTGCGTGAGCTCGCACTGCTGTGGATCGCCGATCAGGTCGACGCGGCACTGGTGAAGTACCGCAAGGACAATCGCATCACCGACACGTGGGAGGCACGCGAGCGCGTGGTGGTGGCAGTGACCGGAGGACCGGAATCGGAAACGCTGCTCCGCCGGGCGAGTCGGATCGCCTCGAAGTCCAGTGCGGAGCTGATGGTGCTGCACATCGTCCGCGGTGACGGGTTGATGGGTGTGTCGGCACCGCAGATGGGTTCGGTGCGCAAGCTCGCCGCCGGTCTCGGGGCCAGCGTCCACAGCGTCGTCGGCGACGACGTGCCGTCGACCCTGCTCGACTTCGCCCGCGGCGTCAACGCAACCCAGTTGGTGATCGGCACCTCGAGACGGTCACGTGCCGCCCGAATCCTGGACGAGGGCATCGGCGCGGCAGTGGTGCAGAACTCGGGAAAGATCGACGTGCACATGGTCACTCACGCCGAGCAGGCCCGGCGATGGGGGGTGCAGGTCGACTCGGGACGGCGCCGCATTCTGGCGTGGGTCGCCGCTGTTCTGGTGCCCTGCCTGGCCGCGGCAGTGCTCAGCACGGTCGGTCCGGACTTCGACTCGAGCGGTGAGAGCGCTCTGTTCTTCATGGTGGTGCTGTGCGTCGCACTGCTGGGAGGGGTTGCGCCGGCGGCGCTGTCGGCGCTGATCGCGGGCTTCCTGCTCAACTACTTCTTCACCACCCCCCGATACAGCCTCACCATCGCCGAGCCCGACAACTTCGTCGTCACCGTCGTGCTGCTCCTCGTCGCCGTCGCCGTCGCTGCGCTCGTCGACGCGGCAGCCCGACGCACGCGTCAGGCACGGCGGGCGACCCAGGAAGCCGAACTGTTGACGCTGTTCGCCGGATCGGTGCTGCGCGGAGCCGACCTGACCGCCCTGCTCGAACGCGCCCGCGAAACGTACCGCCAGAGCGGAGTGGCTCTGTGGGACAACCAGTCCGGGTCCATCGTCGGTAGCGCAGGTGCGCAGGCTCCCGTCGATCGTGCCGGGGCCGACACCGAGGTCGACGCAGGCGACTTCACGTTGTTGCTCGTCGGCGAACGCACACACGCGCACGATCGGCGGGTACTCGCGGCAGTGGCCAACCAGGCCGCCGGCATGGTTCGGCAGGGCCGTCTCGCCGAGGAGGCCAGCCGAGCCAACGCTCTCGCCGAGGCCGACGCGTTGCGTCGAGCATTGCTCTCGGCCGTCAGCCACGATCTGCGGACACCACTGTCGGCGGTGAAGGCGGCATCCTCGTCTCTGCGCAGCACCGACGTTCAGTTCTCGCCCGAGGACACCGACGAATTGCTCGCGACGATCGACGAATCGGCCGATCAGTTGACCGCTCTGGTGAGCAATCTGCTCGATTCCTCGCGGCTTCAGGCAGGCGTCGTGCAGCCGAGCCTGCGTCCGGTGTTCGTCGACGACGTGCTCGGTGGCGCGCTGGTCGGGGCGGACGACCGAGTGCGTGTCGAGGTGGGCGATGTGGAGGTACTGGCCGACCCGGGCCTGCTCGAACGGGTGCTCGCGAATCTGGTGAACAACAGTGCCCGCTACGCCCCCGTCGGCGACATCACCGTCAGTGCCGCCGCGCATGGTGAGTGGGCCAGTATCTCCGTCGCCGACCACGGACCCGGCATCGCCGAGGGTGCCGAGGACACGATGTTCGACGCGTTCCAACGTCTCGGTGATCGGGACAACTCGGTGGGCGTCGGGCTCGGATTGTCGGTGGTGCGGGGATTCGTGCGTGCGATGGGCGGTACCGTCACGGCATCGAACACCGTCGGCGGCGGGCTGACGATGACGGTCGAGTTGAAGGCGGCGAGCAGGTGA
- a CDS encoding potassium-transporting ATPase subunit C: MRFVQGFLRQVVAGFAVLLALTVILGIGYPAVVWGISRIGTDSAEGSPLRDAEGCVVGSSLIGVDPQVAPGEPDPYFHTRVTGSVSDDDPFAPGDPAAALPTNQGPSSEVLASFVEQRRVAIADRENVDPSAVPPDAVTGSGSGIDPDISPAYAAIQVARVAQVNGASVSDVEALVAEYTHGPQYGVLGAEAVNVPELNLALRDTYRPGEETGCGGQG; encoded by the coding sequence ATGCGCTTCGTACAGGGATTTCTCCGCCAGGTCGTGGCAGGCTTCGCAGTGCTGCTGGCATTGACCGTCATTCTCGGCATCGGCTACCCGGCCGTGGTCTGGGGCATCAGCCGCATCGGCACCGACTCCGCCGAGGGTTCGCCGCTGCGCGACGCCGAGGGCTGCGTCGTCGGAAGCTCGCTGATCGGCGTCGATCCGCAGGTCGCTCCGGGAGAGCCGGATCCGTACTTCCACACCCGCGTCACCGGGTCGGTGTCGGACGACGACCCGTTCGCCCCCGGGGATCCCGCGGCTGCGCTGCCGACCAATCAGGGACCGTCCAGCGAGGTCCTGGCGTCGTTCGTCGAGCAACGCCGCGTCGCCATCGCCGACCGCGAGAACGTCGACCCGTCGGCGGTACCGCCCGACGCCGTCACCGGTTCCGGCTCGGGTATCGATCCCGACATCAGTCCCGCGTATGCGGCCATCCAGGTCGCGCGCGTGGCGCAGGTCAACGGAGCGTCGGTGAGCGATGTCGAGGCTCTGGTCGCCGAGTACACCCACGGACCGCAGTACGGTGTACTCGGTGCCGAAGCGGTGAACGTTCCGGAGTTGAACCTGGCACTACGGGACACATACCGGCCGGGTGAGGAGACAGGCTGTGGCGGACAGGGGTGA